GGCAGCGGCGTCGGTGCCGCCCTGGTCGCCGTGGCCGGCTCCGAGCATGAGTGCGACGACGAAGATCGCCACCACGGTGAGCACGATCGCCACCGTCACCAGATGCTTACGCACGACCCGCCACCTCCGGCTCGGCCGCGGGCTGTTCGGCGGCCGGCGCGAACACCGTCCGCAGCTGCTCGGGCGCCCAGTCGCGCAGCGCCCGGAACAACAGCACGCCCACGAGTCCTTCGATGACCGCCAGGGGCACCTGGGTGAGCGCGAAGATCGCAAGGAAGCGACCGAACGCACCGACGACGCCCGACCCCGGGTCGGGGTGGGCCAGCGCGAGCTGCGCCGAGGTGACGACGTACGTCGACAGGTTGGCGAGCGCGACACCGGTGAAGATCGCGATCCACGGGTGCACCCGGCGCAGCACCCGGAAGCAGAGGTAACCCATCCACGGGCCGGCGATGGCCATCGAGAAGACGTTCGCGCCGAGCGTGGTGATGCCGCCGTGCGACAGCAGCAGCGCCTGGAAGATCAGCACGACCGTGCCGAGCGCGGCCATCACCGGCGGCCGGAAGATGATCGCGCCGACACCGGTGCCGGTGGGGTGCGACGAGCTGCCGGTCACCGACGGCAGCTTGATCGCCGACATCAGGAAGGTGAACGCGCCCGACGCCGCGAGCAGCAGCTTCGATTCGGGGTCGTCGTCGACGATCTGTCTGATCCGGCGGACGCCGTGCACGACGAAGGGCGCGGACGCGGCCGTCCAGGCGAGACAGTGAAGGGGTGGCAGGAAGCCGTCGGCGATGTGCAATGCACCGCACCTCTCTCGGGATGACGCGTCCCGACGAAGAACTGCCGGCGGGGAGTTCCTGACTCGCAGCGTTGGCTGCTCACAGTGGCGCGACCGTCCCCGACTTCCACGGGGTTCCTCGATCCGTC
This genomic stretch from Calidifontibacter indicus harbors:
- a CDS encoding energy-coupling factor ABC transporter permease, encoding MHIADGFLPPLHCLAWTAASAPFVVHGVRRIRQIVDDDPESKLLLAASGAFTFLMSAIKLPSVTGSSSHPTGTGVGAIIFRPPVMAALGTVVLIFQALLLSHGGITTLGANVFSMAIAGPWMGYLCFRVLRRVHPWIAIFTGVALANLSTYVVTSAQLALAHPDPGSGVVGAFGRFLAIFALTQVPLAVIEGLVGVLLFRALRDWAPEQLRTVFAPAAEQPAAEPEVAGRA